One window from the genome of Malus domestica chromosome 01, GDT2T_hap1 encodes:
- the LOC139198232 gene encoding uncharacterized protein, with the protein MGSDDPCLSECNPSSSSSWRTPLETMCNLKLDRFMGNEGHEGAEKWLDHIEKTFQVMQSQGNLHANRWVETTTWFLGREPAGWWINQTKFMSPEMAVDWEVFKEHFMKRFVPPEYIDRKKQEFTHLKQNDMSAHEYYRKFINLSRYDPDTAGNQAEMLRRFKLGTKKKWQTFASALPCTDYHEFSEILVRMEDFDNLSSNNEDDEDKNDNRKKDDRGKVERARVFPVEDLMSQARGEVEDLLVDPGFRDREILVVLVVLVLRCAAVVTSDIMESVGEVVVAVLATLVDR; encoded by the exons ATGGGAAGCGATGACCCATGCCTTTCAGAATGCAATCCGTCATCCTCCTCATCTTGGAGAACACCCCTAGAGACTATGTGTAATCTGAAATTGGAccgtttcatgggtaatgagggtcatgaaggggcagaaaagtggttagaccatattgagaagactttccaggtgatgcagagtcaagggAACCTTCATGCTAATAGATGGGTGGagaccactacttggtttttaggACGAGAGCCAGCAGGTTGGTGGATAAATCAGACTAAGTTTATGTCACCTGAGATGGCAGTTGACTGGGAGGTATTCAAGGAGCATTTTATGAAAAGATTTGTTCCGCCGGAGTACATTGATCGGAAGAAGCAGGAGTTTACTCATCTGAAGCAAAATGATATGTCGGcgcatgagtattacaggaaATTTATAAACTTATCTCGTTATGAtcctgatacagctggtaatcaggcAGAGATGCTTCGCCGTTTTAAGTTGGgaactaagaagaaatggcagACTTTTGCTAGTGCGCTTCCTTGCACCGATTATCATGAGTTTTCTGAGATTTTGGTTCGGATGGAAGATTTCGACAACCTTTCTAGTAAcaatgaggatgatgaagataagAATGATAATCGGAAGAAAGATGATAGGGGTAAAG TGGAGCGAGCTCGAGTTTTTCCAGTGGAGGATTTAATGTCACAGGCTCGAGGAGAGGTGGAAGATTTGCTGGTGGACCCAGGTTTCAGAGAtagagagattttggtggtgctggtggttctggTGCTCCGTTGTGCCGCCGTTGTAACTTCAGACATCATGGAGAGTGTAGGAGAAGTGGTGGTGGCGGTGCTTGCTACACTTGTGGACAGATAG
- the LOC103409997 gene encoding hevamine-A-like codes for MAPPKLAIYLALLISVSLSIQFGAEAAGIAIYWGQNGNEGTLEETCATGNYEYVIIAFLPTFGNGQTPMINLAGHCDPYTNGCTGLSSDIKSCQSKGIKVILSIGGGAGSYYLTSKEDARQVATYLWNNFLGGTSSSRPLGAAALDGIDFDIEGGTPLHWDDLARFLSAYSKKGKKVYLTAAPQCPFPDAWVGGALKTGLFDNVWVQFYNNPPCQYSSDLSNLENAWKQWISDIQATKIFLGLPAAPDAAGSGFIPVNDLISYVLPAIKGSSKYGGVMLWSKYYDDQDKYSASIKSHV; via the coding sequence ATGGCACCACCAAAGTTAGCAATTTATTTAGCACTCCTCATTTCAGTAAGCCTATCAATACAATTTGGAGCTGAAGCTGCAGGCATTGCCATTTACTGGGGACAAAATGGGAATGAGGGTACATTAGAGGAAACTTGTGCCACAGGCAACTATGAGTATGTTATCATAGCTTTCCTACCAACTTTTGGCAATGGCCAGACCCCCATGATCAACCTAGCCGGGCACTGTGATCCGTACACGAATGGCTGCACTGGTCTGAGCTCCGACATTAAATCATGCCAATCGAAAGGTATCAAGGTCATTCTTTCAATCGGAGGAGGAGCTGGGAGCTACTACCTTACATCTAAAGAGGATGCTAGGCAGGTAGCAACTTATTTGTGGAACAATTTCTTGGGGGGAACCTCTTCATCTCGCCCGCTCGGTGCCGCTGCGTTAGATGGAATTGATTTCGATATCGAGGGAGGAACACCCCTACATTGGGATGACCTAGCAAGGTTCCTCTCTGCTTATAGCAAAAAGGGGAAGAAAGTTTACTTAACTGCAGCTCCTCAGTGCCCTTTCCCTGATGCTTGGGTTGGAGGTGCCCTAAAGACGGGCCTTTTCGACAATGTTTGGGTGCAATTCTACAACAACCCTCCTTGCCAATACTCCTCCGATCTTAGCAACCTTGAAAATGCATGGAAGCAGTGGATTTCAGACATTCAGGCGACCAAGATATTCCTAGGACTGCCAGCTGCTCCTGATGCTGCTGGAAGTGGATTCATTCCTGTGAATGATCTCATTTCTTATGTGCTTCCAGCAATTAAGGGTTCTTCTAAGTATGGAGGGGTTATGCTGTGGTCTAAGTATTATGATGATCAAGACAAATATAGCGCTTCGATCAAGAGCCATGTCTAA
- the LOC103407676 gene encoding desiccation protectant protein Lea14 homolog, translated as MSGLVDKAKNYVAEKIANVPKPDASLTGVDFKKVSFDSADYIAKVAVNNPYPHPLPICEIKYTLKSIGNVIASGNMPDPGSIKASGTTVLEVPVKVPHSIIVTLVKDIARDWDIDYELDLGLIIDLPLVGNITIPLNRKGEIKLPTLSEVIWGSKDEAAKEEALKQASKETKKEISK; from the exons ATGTCGGGGTTGGTGGACAAGGCCAAAAACTATGTCGCAGAAAAGATAGCAAATGTGCCGAAGCCTGATGCAAGTCTCACAGGTGTTGATTTCAAGAAAGTGAGTTTTGACTCTGCGGATTACATTGCAAAGGTCGCTGTGAACAATCCCTACCCACATCCTCTCCCCATCTGCGAGATCAAATACACCCTCAAAAGCATTGGCAA TGTTATTGCGTCTGGGAACATGCCAGACCCTGGCTCGATAAAGGCAAGTGGCACTACTGTATTAGAGGTGCCGGTGAAGGTGCCGCATAGTATTATTGTGACATTGGTAAAGGACATTGCTAGGGATTGGGACATCGACTATGAGTTGGATTTGGGTCTCATCATTGACCTTCCTCTAGTTGGAAACATTACCATACCACTCAATAGGAAGGGCGAAATCAAGCTTCCCACCTTATCTGAAGTCATTTGGGGTTCAAAGGATGAAGCTGCGAAGGAGGAAGCTTTAAAACAGGCTTCCAAAGAGACTAAAAAGGAGATTTCAAAGtaa